The Sulfitobacter sp. DSM 110093 genome includes a window with the following:
- a CDS encoding TRAP transporter permease: MQLSIFLDKMPLITRIARLILIGMAAWHLYVAFVGPPNPYIMRGVHVALALLLIFLTVNRKGLRNDVPSWYDVVIGLIAAGAALYPSFNLNYITQRFLYVDPLMPMDIVVGITLVVLLLEATRRMLGPMLPITALLFLAYGLIFTSTLPSVVLEQLFMTPEGIFGIPIAVSATYMVLFILFGSLVERMGVGQLFMDFAVALTGRQVGGPAKVACVTSGLFGSVSGSAVANVMTTGTFSIPLMKRMGFKPAFSGAVEAVASTGGQIMPPVMGAAAFVMAEYLGVGYLTVAKYALAPAILFYVALFAAVHFEAKRKGIGSVPKEDQVPLKKVLTERGHLFLPLLIIVGVLMMGYSAPYAALCGIVSVVPVAALRKTTRHYVTIDNILEALEGGARNVLAIAAACACAGIVVGVIDITGLGLTFSNFVIEAAQDTLVIALFLSMIAGIILGMGMPTTPAYIVQVALLVPALVKLGVQVEAAHLFVFYFAILSAITPPVAMAVYAANTLSHAKIVEASWAAVKLGATGFIVPFMFVYEPAILMQGSITQITLVLLQATIGVILLAAALQRYYFGRLSNVLSVVLFGASLLLIYPDLRLTASGLIIAGVILAFQKSRNPNPESHPATHT, translated from the coding sequence ATGCAACTGTCGATCTTTCTGGACAAGATGCCCCTGATTACCCGTATAGCAAGGCTGATCTTGATCGGCATGGCTGCTTGGCATCTCTACGTCGCCTTCGTTGGCCCGCCCAACCCCTATATTATGCGAGGTGTGCACGTCGCCTTGGCGCTGCTGCTGATTTTCTTGACGGTGAACCGCAAGGGTCTGCGCAATGATGTGCCCAGTTGGTATGATGTGGTCATCGGGCTTATCGCGGCGGGTGCTGCGCTCTATCCTTCCTTTAACCTTAATTACATCACGCAGCGGTTTCTCTACGTCGACCCGTTGATGCCGATGGATATCGTGGTGGGGATCACTCTTGTGGTTCTGCTGCTTGAGGCAACTCGACGGATGCTCGGGCCGATGCTGCCCATTACCGCGCTGTTGTTTCTGGCTTATGGCCTTATCTTTACCTCAACCCTGCCTTCTGTGGTTCTTGAGCAGTTGTTCATGACCCCCGAAGGCATCTTCGGCATCCCTATCGCGGTTTCGGCGACCTATATGGTGCTTTTCATCCTCTTTGGCTCATTGGTCGAGCGGATGGGCGTCGGACAACTTTTCATGGATTTTGCCGTTGCGCTTACCGGGCGTCAGGTGGGCGGCCCGGCCAAAGTGGCCTGTGTGACCTCCGGCCTCTTCGGCTCGGTTTCCGGCTCTGCCGTGGCGAACGTAATGACCACCGGCACGTTTTCTATCCCGCTGATGAAACGCATGGGGTTCAAGCCCGCCTTTTCTGGCGCGGTCGAAGCTGTTGCCTCGACAGGTGGTCAGATCATGCCGCCCGTGATGGGGGCTGCGGCCTTTGTTATGGCCGAATATCTCGGCGTGGGCTATCTGACCGTCGCGAAATATGCGCTGGCCCCAGCGATCCTGTTCTACGTCGCCCTTTTTGCCGCGGTCCACTTTGAGGCCAAGCGCAAAGGCATCGGCTCGGTCCCGAAAGAGGACCAAGTGCCGCTGAAGAAGGTTCTCACTGAGCGCGGCCATCTATTCTTGCCACTTCTGATCATCGTCGGCGTTCTGATGATGGGTTACTCGGCCCCCTACGCGGCGCTTTGTGGTATTGTGTCGGTTGTGCCTGTGGCGGCCCTGCGCAAGACGACGCGGCATTACGTTACCATCGACAACATTCTCGAAGCGCTTGAGGGCGGCGCGCGCAACGTGCTGGCGATTGCGGCGGCCTGTGCCTGTGCGGGCATCGTGGTGGGCGTGATCGACATCACCGGCCTTGGCCTAACCTTCTCTAACTTCGTGATCGAAGCGGCCCAAGACACACTGGTCATCGCGCTGTTCTTGTCGATGATCGCGGGCATCATCCTTGGTATGGGGATGCCGACAACACCTGCCTATATCGTGCAGGTTGCCCTGCTGGTTCCGGCGCTGGTGAAACTGGGCGTACAAGTCGAAGCGGCGCACCTCTTTGTGTTCTACTTCGCCATCCTGTCGGCGATCACACCCCCCGTCGCCATGGCGGTCTATGCGGCCAACACCCTGTCGCACGCCAAGATCGTCGAGGCGAGTTGGGCTGCGGTGAAACTCGGCGCCACCGGCTTTATCGTGCCCTTCATGTTCGTCTATGAACCGGCGATCCTGATGCAGGGTTCGATCACGCAGATCACGCTGGTCCTGTTGCAGGCCACCATTGGCGTCATCCTGCTTGCCGCCGCCTTGCAGCGCTACTACTTCGGCCGACTATCCAACGTGCTGTCGGTGGTGCTGTTCGGGGCCTCCTTGCTGCTGATCTATCCTGATCTGCGGCTCACCGCCTCGGGTTTGATCATTGCGGGTGTTATTCTGGCCTTCCAAAAGTCTAGAAACCCCAATCCTGAAAGCCATCCGGCGACCCATACATAA